In Halanaerobium praevalens DSM 2228, the DNA window AGCTTGAGCATCAGTAGAAATTAGTAATTCTAAATTTTGGCTATTATTTCTTAAACGCACAATTAAATACTTCTTATCTATTTGATAAGCCTTTTCGATGCGTCCACCTATTATTTTTTTCTTTAAATTATTTTTTAAGGCAGCTAACATAATTCCATCAAAGGCCATATTTATCACTCCATTCTTTAATTTATTAGTTTAAGTATAAAAGAAACTTAGCTTTGAGTCAATTAATTAAAAATTGTTTTATTTTAAAAATCTTTATTTTAGGCTTTAAATGACTTAAGTTTTTTCTAATTGATAGACCCTTGTCAAAAGTTAAAGCCTGTGGTATCATTAATAAAGATAAGGAGCAAGTTTTTTAAATAAATAAGATTTTAGGAGGTATATTAATGGAAGTTAACTTAATTAATATCGGTTTTGGTAATATTATTGCAGCAAATAGGGTGATTGCAGTAGTGAGTCCAGAATCAGCACCTATAAAAAGAATTATTCAGGAAGCACGTGAAAGAGGAATGTTAATTGATGCTACATATGGTCGTCGCACTAGAGCAGTTATAATTACAGATAGTGATCATGTTGTTTTATCTGCAATTCAACCAGAAACTGTCTCACACCGATTAGAAGATGAAAAATAATGTGGGGGTATAAGTAAATGAAAAAGGGCTTATTATTTGTATTGTCTGGTCCATCAGGTGTGGGAAAAAACACGGTACTTGATGCACTATTTGAAAATTTTGATGCTGTGTCTTATTCTATTTCTGCAACAACTAGAGCAAGAAGAAAAGGAGAAATTGAGGGAGAAGATTATTTTTTTATTTCTGAGGGGAAATTTAAGGAAATAGAAGCTGAAGATGGTTTTATAGAGAGCGCTTTAGTTCATGGCCATTATTATGGGACTCCTAAGAAATTTGTAGATCAAAAATTAGAAACAGGAGAAGATATAATTTTAGAGATTGATACACAAGGAGCCAAACAAGTTCGGGAAAAGTATCCAGAAGCAGTCTATATTTTTCTAGTTCCTCCTTCTTTAGAAGAATTAGAAAATAGGCTTGATAAAAGAGGATCAGAAAATTCTAAGAGCAAAAATATTCGACTTGCAAATGCACGTCAAGAATTAAAAGAGGTACATAAATATGATTATGAAGTTATTAATGACAGTTTAGAAGATGCAGTTAGAGAGATTAAAAAAATTATTATAAAAGAACAAAAAAGGAGAGATTCTTAATGATTACTGAACCCTCTGCAGAACAGCTAATAGGTAAAGCTGATAGTTTATATACAGTTATTATTTTAGGCTCAAAAAGAGCAAGACATCTTAATCAAAATGGACCTGAATTATTAGAAAAATATAGAAGCAAAAAATTAGTCTCTAAAAGTTTAGAAGAAATCGAAAAAGATAAATTGACTTATGAAAAAAGAAGTAGTTATTAAAGTTTAAGAATCATTTAGCTAAAACTAAAAAAATACTACATTGAATAAAGGAGTAAAAAAAATGTCTGCAAATATTATTTTAGGTGTTACAGGTGGAATAGCTGCTTATAAAAGTTTAGATGTTGCAAGTAGATTAACTAAAGCAGGTCATAATGTTTATACAATCATGACAGAATCAGCTGCTGAATTTGTTAATCCAATAACTTTTCATTCGATAACTCATTTACCAGTTGAAAAAAAATTATTTAGTACCACTACAACTGATGTCAAACATATTGGTTTAGCTGATAAAGCAGATTTGGTTTTAATAGCTCCAGCTACTGCAAATTTTATTGCTAAAGCTGCTGCTGGAATTGCTGATGATCTATTAACAACTGTTATTCTTGCTACTCAAGCACCAATACTGGTAGCACCATCTATGAATGTTCATATGTTTGAAAATGAGATTGTTCAAAAAAATATGAAAACTGTAGAAGATTTTGGATATAAAATAATTACTCCTGCTTCTGGTTATTTAGCCTGTGGTTATGAAGGTAAAGGCAGGCTACCAGAAGCTGAAAAATTAGTAGAAACAATAAAAAAAGAATTAACTAGCAAAGATTTAGAAAATAAGAAAGTTTTAATTTCTGCTGGACCAACTCGTGAAGCTATAGATCCTGTTAGATTTTTAACTAATCATTCTACTGGTAAGATGGGTTATGCTTTAGCTA includes these proteins:
- the remA gene encoding extracellular matrix/biofilm regulator RemA; this encodes MEVNLINIGFGNIIAANRVIAVVSPESAPIKRIIQEARERGMLIDATYGRRTRAVIITDSDHVVLSAIQPETVSHRLEDEK
- the gmk gene encoding guanylate kinase, with protein sequence MKKGLLFVLSGPSGVGKNTVLDALFENFDAVSYSISATTRARRKGEIEGEDYFFISEGKFKEIEAEDGFIESALVHGHYYGTPKKFVDQKLETGEDIILEIDTQGAKQVREKYPEAVYIFLVPPSLEELENRLDKRGSENSKSKNIRLANARQELKEVHKYDYEVINDSLEDAVREIKKIIIKEQKRRDS
- the rpoZ gene encoding DNA-directed RNA polymerase subunit omega is translated as MITEPSAEQLIGKADSLYTVIILGSKRARHLNQNGPELLEKYRSKKLVSKSLEEIEKDKLTYEKRSSY
- the coaBC gene encoding bifunctional phosphopantothenoylcysteine decarboxylase/phosphopantothenate--cysteine ligase CoaBC gives rise to the protein MSANIILGVTGGIAAYKSLDVASRLTKAGHNVYTIMTESAAEFVNPITFHSITHLPVEKKLFSTTTTDVKHIGLADKADLVLIAPATANFIAKAAAGIADDLLTTVILATQAPILVAPSMNVHMFENEIVQKNMKTVEDFGYKIITPASGYLACGYEGKGRLPEAEKLVETIKKELTSKDLENKKVLISAGPTREAIDPVRFLTNHSTGKMGYALAKAAAYRGAEVKLVSGPTNLEVPLGVELINVETAAEMKDSLLAEFDQSDFTIMAAAVSDYRPQVYTKQKIKKKPGDLSLDLERTTDILSELGKRKKEFQTLVGFAAETENLIENAKKKLVKKNADFIIANDISKPNIAFGSDQNQISILSKSQVEELALSTKADLADKIFDYLLKKLINKN